Within the Medicago truncatula cultivar Jemalong A17 chromosome 4, MtrunA17r5.0-ANR, whole genome shotgun sequence genome, the region CAAAGTACAGTTACGCCAAAGGCTAGATCACCAATTACACACATAATGTGATCTTTCATATACCACATGGTTAAAAGCTAAAAAGTAATTTAGTttataaaaaaccaaaacgttcAAATTTCAGACAACTTTATCATCTGATATTTCTAAGTTCAAAGATAAAAACTGTTCAAAGTTTTATTTCCATCATTTTACATGTGTTTagatttgttatttgttaataTACATTCCTCTAATATTTCGAAGTTCAAAGATAAAAACTGTTAACCCCAATTTGCAAGCGTtgtaaaatcataattaacaatcGACCACCAATCAATATCAGAATAATAATCGCcagacaaaaaattaaaaaattattaaaagtgAAACACAAAAAGCGTTGTAATCCTAGTTTATTGAAAGATAGCtcatcattttttatgtttaacacAACTGTTTAACATAACAGGActcaacaactcactcaactaACACGGCATAACAGAAACACAAAAAGGGAGGGGGTTCAATACGATCCAGAAATAGCACCACCACCACAATCCCTAACACagacaaaaataaagttcaaCGACACAGAATAACGAAAAAACGAAAACACAGAATCTAAATTCAGAGCCACCATAACAAAATGCGACCGATCTAAGAGACTTGACCGCAATCGGCGATCACAACTGGCTTTGAGGTCTTTCCAGATCCAGATCCAACTTTCTCGATCTCCTTCACGATGTCCAGACCTTCAACAACCTGACCGAACACGACGTGTTTCCCGTCAAGCCACTCGGTCTTAGCGGTGCAGATGAAGAACTGAGATCCGTTGGTTCCTGGACCAGCGTTTGCCATGGAGAGGATTCCAGGACCGGTGTGCTTCTTGATGAAATTCTCATCAGCGAACTTTGATCCGTAGATCGATTCACCTCCGGTACCGTTTCCGTTGGTGAAATCACCTCCCTGGCACATGAATTGAGGGATCACACGGTGGAAGGAAGATCCTTTGAAGTGGAGTGGTTTGCCGCTGCGGCCAACTCCTTTTTCGCCGGTGCAGAGAGCACGGAAATTCTCAGCGGTGCGGGGAGTGACATCAGCGAAAAGCTCGAAGATGATGCGTCCAGCAGGGTTGCCACCGACGCTCATGTCGAAGAAAACCTTAGGGTTAACCATGGTTGCGGGGAGAGTGAATCAATTGAAAACTCTAGAGTGAAGAATAAGAATAGGGTTAGGGTTTGGGGTTTggtgaagaagagagtggataTTTATAGTGGCGTGTAGTtctgaatatctttgttggtaACCGTTTGATGGAGACACGTGGCGGGTTTTGAGAGATGGACGTAACTGTGGTTGAGTTTAGATTTGACTAGGGTTAGTGATCCGGATCCGAGGATATGCTCTCTTCACTTGACTAATTGAGTGTGGACTTTATTTTCACGCACAACCAAACGACGTCGCTTCATACTTATAGAatattgggttaatagtgtttttcacccctgtaatatatggtcattttcggttttcgtctctataaaattttctgtttgatttggaccctcgtaaaatttttattttccgtaAAACACatctaataggccattttcagaatttttttccaaaaaaatttagtttttgaatggcctattaagggtgttttccgga harbors:
- the LOC11444406 gene encoding peptidyl-prolyl cis-trans isomerase 1, which translates into the protein MVNPKVFFDMSVGGNPAGRIIFELFADVTPRTAENFRALCTGEKGVGRSGKPLHFKGSSFHRVIPQFMCQGGDFTNGNGTGGESIYGSKFADENFIKKHTGPGILSMANAGPGTNGSQFFICTAKTEWLDGKHVVFGQVVEGLDIVKEIEKVGSGSGKTSKPVVIADCGQVS